One region of Bacillus zhangzhouensis genomic DNA includes:
- the der gene encoding ribosome biogenesis GTPase Der, giving the protein MGKPVVAIVGRPNVGKSTIFNRIAGERISIVEDTPGVTRDRIYSSAEWLNYDFNLIDTGGIDIGDEPFLAQIRHQAEIAMDEADVIIFMVNGRDGVTSADEEVAKILYRTKKPVVLAVNKLDNPEMRSDVYDFYALGFGDPFPISGTHGLGLGDLLDAVAEHFKNLPDTQYDEEVVQFCLIGRPNVGKSSLVNAMLGEDRVIVSNIAGTTRDAVDTMFTYNQRDFVIVDTAGMRKKGKVYETTEKYSVLRALKAIDRSDVVAVVLDGEEGIIEQDKRIAGYAHEAGKAVVIIVNKWDAVEKDERTMKAFEQNIREHFQFLDYAPVLFMSALTKKRIHTLMPSIITASENHAMRVQTNILNDIIMDAVAMNPTPTHNGQRLKIYYATQVAIKPPSFVVFVNDPELMHFSYERFLENRIRDAFGFEGTPIKIFARARK; this is encoded by the coding sequence ATGGGTAAACCTGTCGTAGCCATTGTTGGAAGGCCCAACGTTGGAAAATCTACAATTTTTAATCGAATCGCAGGCGAAAGAATATCGATTGTAGAAGACACACCTGGTGTAACAAGAGATCGAATCTATAGCTCTGCTGAATGGTTAAATTATGACTTTAATTTAATAGATACTGGTGGAATTGATATTGGAGATGAGCCATTCTTGGCGCAAATTCGCCATCAGGCAGAAATCGCAATGGATGAAGCGGATGTCATTATCTTTATGGTGAATGGCCGAGATGGCGTGACATCTGCGGATGAAGAAGTCGCAAAAATTTTATATCGCACGAAAAAACCAGTTGTACTAGCTGTCAATAAACTGGACAACCCTGAAATGAGAAGCGACGTGTATGACTTTTATGCACTCGGATTTGGCGACCCGTTTCCGATTTCTGGAACGCATGGATTAGGTCTTGGTGATCTGCTTGATGCAGTTGCAGAACATTTTAAGAATTTACCGGATACGCAATATGATGAAGAAGTTGTCCAGTTCTGCTTAATTGGCCGCCCGAATGTAGGGAAATCTTCTTTAGTGAATGCTATGCTGGGAGAAGACCGCGTTATTGTCAGCAACATTGCTGGTACAACAAGAGATGCTGTCGATACGATGTTTACGTACAATCAGCGTGACTTTGTCATTGTTGATACAGCAGGTATGAGGAAAAAAGGGAAAGTATATGAAACAACAGAGAAATACAGTGTGCTTCGTGCATTAAAAGCCATTGATCGCTCTGATGTTGTCGCTGTTGTACTTGACGGCGAGGAAGGCATCATTGAGCAGGATAAACGAATTGCGGGTTATGCACACGAAGCTGGTAAAGCTGTTGTCATCATTGTGAACAAATGGGATGCTGTTGAAAAAGATGAGCGTACGATGAAGGCATTTGAGCAAAACATACGCGAGCATTTTCAATTCCTTGATTATGCACCAGTCTTGTTTATGTCTGCTCTTACGAAAAAAAGAATTCATACATTAATGCCGTCTATTATCACAGCGAGCGAAAACCATGCAATGCGTGTTCAAACCAATATTTTAAATGATATCATTATGGATGCGGTGGCGATGAATCCAACGCCGACCCATAACGGACAGCGCTTGAAAATTTACTATGCAACACAGGTGGCCATTAAGCCTCCGTCCTTCGTTGTGTTTGTAAACGATCCAGAGCTTATGCACTTTTCTTATGAGCGTTTCCTAGAAAACCGCATTCGAGATGCATTTGGTTTTGAAGGAACACCAATCAAAATATTTGCAAGAGCGAGAAAATAA
- a CDS encoding YIEGIA family protein: MTNYTFPVIIGVIFGMAARLYMLRTDYRQYPTYIHGQVIHIALGFIASGLGAIIMPALIQEEFTAITFLTLAATQFRDVRNMERNTLTQMDSYELVSRGSTYIEGIAIAFESRNYIAILTALITTTACIFFSLVVGTLIGILCFFMAKLLMSGNQLKDIVTIQKGELRFDGAGLYVNDIYIMNIGLPEKQKLILEHGMGFILTPKNFNAAITIANLGQRQAILFDLSNVLGVYRDSGEPSLCPLAKRDLNTGTLGVFILPQWQREDLAVRVLEEVPILENAIRMPTDFIKKKVR, translated from the coding sequence ATGACAAACTATACGTTTCCTGTGATTATTGGTGTCATCTTTGGGATGGCGGCCAGACTTTACATGTTAAGAACTGATTACCGGCAATACCCTACGTATATTCATGGACAAGTGATTCACATTGCACTTGGTTTTATTGCTTCAGGATTAGGTGCGATCATTATGCCTGCACTAATTCAGGAGGAATTTACGGCGATTACCTTTCTCACTTTGGCAGCCACGCAATTTCGAGATGTCCGAAACATGGAAAGAAATACGTTAACCCAAATGGATTCGTATGAGCTAGTCTCACGAGGAAGTACATATATAGAAGGCATTGCCATTGCTTTTGAAAGTCGAAATTATATTGCGATTCTCACTGCACTTATTACAACAACAGCCTGTATTTTTTTCTCGCTGGTTGTTGGAACATTGATCGGTATTCTTTGTTTTTTCATGGCAAAGCTATTAATGTCAGGCAATCAATTAAAGGATATTGTCACTATTCAAAAAGGGGAGCTTCGTTTTGATGGGGCAGGGCTTTATGTGAATGATATATACATTATGAATATCGGGCTGCCTGAAAAGCAAAAGCTTATTTTAGAGCATGGAATGGGCTTTATTTTGACGCCGAAAAATTTCAACGCTGCTATAACGATAGCTAACCTTGGACAGCGGCAAGCTATTTTATTTGATTTATCGAACGTGCTTGGCGTGTACCGCGATTCAGGTGAGCCATCGCTCTGTCCGCTCGCAAAACGTGATCTGAATACCGGTACACTTGGCGTGTTCATTTTACCGCAATGGCAGCGCGAGGATTTGGCTGTCCGTGTATTAGAAGAGGTGCCTATTTTAGAAAATGCCATTAGAATGCCGACAGATTTCATTAAAAAGAAAGTGAGGTAA
- a CDS encoding YpzI family protein, with amino-acid sequence MGKDRQEKRLKASKRVESDRDQSIHHKGATSLEGPESARKRNQ; translated from the coding sequence ATGGGAAAAGATAGACAGGAAAAGCGTTTAAAGGCATCAAAAAGAGTGGAATCTGACCGTGATCAATCCATTCATCATAAGGGTGCAACATCATTAGAAGGTCCAGAAAGCGCTCGAAAAAGAAATCAATAA